The Spirochaeta isovalerica DNA window GTTTGTATATACAGAGAAAAGTCCGATGAACTGATATGACTTTTCAGCGATCGAGCTGTAGTTCTGATAATCATAGGAGACTGCTTTAATTGTTGTTGTATCCGAAATAAGGATTGAACTGTAATAGCGGCTTCTCGTCGCACTTGAGCGGGGATCAGTTCCGTCTTTTGTGTAATATATAATATTTCCGGAATCGGTACTGAGACTCAAGTAAAAACTATCTGTGTATTGCCCCGTATCCCTTGAAAAGATAGGTTCTGATAAAACGGTTTGCGGGTTGGAATCGTTAATATCAACTCCATCAGAGTAAAATTCAAAAGTAGAATCGTTCAGAACTAGCGAGTAGTTTTTATCTTTTTCAAAAACGAACTCAAAAGTATCACCTGTGACAGAACTGACCAACTCAGTTGTCCAGTTTGTGTTTCCCGATGTATGAGTGTACCAAAGGTTTACTATTCTATTTAAGGGTGCTTCGTAAAAGTCAATTGTTTCTCCTATCCCGACAGGAGTGGTCGACACATCAGAGCTTCTTGTAGTGGGTGTACCGAAATATCCAAGGTGAACAGTAATATTATTATCACTTGAATTATTTTCAATAGTTAATTTACACGAATCTTCGGTAGTTTGCTGTACAGGGTTAGTACACGAAAAGAATAAAAGCATCAATAGTGAGAAGAGTAGATATTTTTTCACTTTAACTCCGGCAAATGTTTATTTTTTATACTTTATGTAATCTTTTAATTTTGAATAACGTTATCATGAAAAATGACAAAGCGCAAAAAGAATAATGATCTTTTCTGCTTATTCCCAAACATATTCTCATTCTCAAAATAATCTCTCATAAAAGATTTGACCAGCTTCATCATGCTCATATAGGGACTGTACTAATGTTGGTATCGTATTTATATAAAATGTACGAGATTATTCCTGAGAAAGAATTGGAATAAAATTTCAAATGTGAAAAATCTGACTGAATCAGAATCGCCCCATTTCTTTAGCTCCATAACAATATAATCACAGTTGGTATTTCATTAGTAGTTCACAAATTCATTTTATCCAATCCAGGAATAATCTTTGAAATGACCTGAATAAGTGCTACAATCAGGTCACAACATGACCCTTTTATTAAATTATTCAGGTCATGCAAGGACATAAGATGAATTATATCTGGGAAAAAGAAAACTGGACAAACTTTCTCTGGAGCTCAGAAAACATAATTGATTCATTGGCAACAGCCAGAAAAAAACAAGGCATAATCCTCGGTAAAGGAGACACTCTAGAGTTAAGAGAACTCAGTAGTCTCTTAGCCGAAGAAGCCATGACGACTTCTGAAATTGAGGGCGAAAAACTGGATCGCGAATCCGTCAGATCATCAGTAGCCAGACGATTGGGGCTACCGACTGCAGGATTACCGGAGACAAGAAGGGAAACAGATGGACTGGTTCAGGTCTTGATTGATGCTACTGCAAATTATGCGACCCCTCTCTCTTTTGAAACTTTATGGGGATGGCAAGCCGCTCTCTTTCCAACAGGATATTCAGGTCTTCAAAAAATACAGGTTGGGCTATGGAGGGAAAAACCAACCCCGATGCAAGTAATTTCCGGTTCCATGGGTAAAGAAAAGATTCATTATTTGGCGCCACCTACAACATCATTACAGCTGGAAATGAGCAGATTTATCGAATGGTGGAATAATCAGAATCTTCAACTTGATGGGATGATTCGTGCTGCTATCGCTCATTTCCGGTTTGTAACAATTCATCCCTTCGAAGATGGAAATGGGAGAATAGCAAGAGCATTAACAGATAGAGCTTTGGCTCAGGATGAGAAAACAGGAAAACGATTATACAGCCTATCATCACAAATTATTAAAGAGAAAACTGCCTATTACGATATCCTTGAAAATTCACAAAAAGGAAACGGAGATATAACAGACTGGTTGAACTGGTTTCTACAGATGTTCAGCCGCAGCATTGACGCATCTCTCATGACAATCGAAAGCTCTATCTTTAAGAACACCTTCTATAGAATATTGAA harbors:
- a CDS encoding Fic family protein; this encodes MNYIWEKENWTNFLWSSENIIDSLATARKKQGIILGKGDTLELRELSSLLAEEAMTTSEIEGEKLDRESVRSSVARRLGLPTAGLPETRRETDGLVQVLIDATANYATPLSFETLWGWQAALFPTGYSGLQKIQVGLWREKPTPMQVISGSMGKEKIHYLAPPTTSLQLEMSRFIEWWNNQNLQLDGMIRAAIAHFRFVTIHPFEDGNGRIARALTDRALAQDEKTGKRLYSLSSQIIKEKTAYYDILENSQKGNGDITDWLNWFLQMFSRSIDASLMTIESSIFKNTFYRILNDLIITERQKKVIDKLLAPYPEEFKGGLTNKKYVSMTKISPETAKRDIKDLLDKGILLKNGGGGRSASYRLNLDMAKD